aagtgTCGAGGATTTACAACCGTGTCCCCTTCATTTACATCCCAGAGGCCTGACAGCACCTGAGAGAACGCTGGCAAAGCGAGACAAGCAGCAGGAAGAagaggtgaaaatgaaacatCTGAGCGGGAATACAAAGGCGTGagaacagcagagaaaagagaaacatACCGTCCATGAGCTTAGCCTCCTCTTTGGAGAACTTCTCATGCTTGTAGGACTTGACGAGGCAGTAGTTCCTCAGGCCACGCGTATGAGACAAACACTGGACGACTGCGTTTAGGAAACACTAagtgacaataaatgaaaagacgaaagtgatgcaaaaatgatTCTGGAAATTCTGTAAGTGATTCTTTCAAGAGCTTCTTTCGGCATCTTTGGACACTTACTGTGTTTCCTATGTTTCTAAGGCCAACCCTTCCACTTCCTAAGGTGAGCTGCTCtttctgtaaaatacaaaaaacaagaaagtaaTGACCAGAACTACAGATCGGTTACACATGTAAGTACAGGATATTGCTGCATGCCTGTTTGTCAGACACATGGACCTTATTACATATGCGTCCTACTATTTGACCCCTGGCTGTGCCCGTACTAAATGTGACTGTCCGTGGACCTCAACCCCGCCTTGTTAGTGTGAGTACAACTTTGGCAGGACAGATTTAGCCTTCTTATCTCATTAACATAACAAGGGAGGCTAAAAGGAGGTCAGCCCCGAGCATTCATCCTATTAGAGACCGAGGAGTGCTGACAGGTGCTTAAACACGTGTGTGGATGTGGATTCCCCCGTAAATACCCCTACatgctttctttctctgtgtttatgtttgtCTCGTGAGTGACCCCTGACTTCAAGAACAAACTGTCTGCGCACAAATTAAAGGTTTatcctgtgttgttgttgttgtccgCACCTCATTGTCAGCGACCAGAAGCAGGCCCATCAGCGAAGTGTAGAGGACAGACTGGGAGATGTCAGCAGTCTCTCTCTGGAGGCCTTTCTGAGACACCAGGGTTCGACACAGGGCCTCGCAGGAGCCCTCCACGTTGACGCCACTGGCTCCAGGCATCCTGCTTCACCAGTAAACCTCGGAGGTGGCTCTCAAAAGGGATGCTGAGACTGAGAAATGCAAGCCGAGCTGCTTTGCACCTCCTAATATTTTTCACATGCAGGCTCAAAGGTGAGCAGGACGTGGCGGTAGCACACAAGCGTCCTCTCCAAGGCAAATactcctctttttttcagtgaatgAAGCGCAAAGGCGGACTTTCCAAGCTTTCCAAGAAAAGGACGAGGAATGACGTTCACAGCTGAGAGAAAAGGAACACGTAATTTGTGAATGAGCCTCTCCTTAGGCAAATCCCTGTCTTGAATAGATCAAGTTGATCCACTCTGGCACACAATTCTGTCTCATAATTACGGCATGTAAGAGAGATCAGAAAGTCAAGGTCTGACAGAGACATCCACATATCAGCCACAAAAtagaggatttttttgaagatctaAGTGTTCATTAATTTAGCCACACGTGAGCTAAACAAACTTTAAAGAGGAAATTACATAACCTATAAAACATTACATGCCAGTCTCGCAACCCAAGTACGCTCTAAGATTACAAATGCCAAGTCATTAGCATTTTGCACACGTTAAAGGTGAACGCTTGCAAACAAAGTTAGTTTGCAAATTATGCAagacaaataaagtaaaagtaaCAAATGCATAGAGCGATTTGAACTCACCTGATCACTTGGTCACTCTATCTGTGGACAAACTGTCCCAACCAAACTGTTCCCATCATCTGCTGAGCTGTTAAAAATGCATAAGGGGACGTCTACTGTTTCACTGTGCGTCTGTGGGCTAGAACTGAAAGTCTACCTCTCCCCTGTCCTGTCACCGGTgtcagaggaagagagagagagagtgtgtgtgtgtgaaaaaggGAGAtatagagagggagagagagagagggagggaggataaTCATCTCTAATCTTTTCTCTGTAGATCTTGTTGGCTATACTTAGGCTTGTCTTTGTGTAGATCTCCATGAGTACTTTAAGAGTATTTTAAGTGTcagtttattaaaaatacaacatgagCATTTTCAGTGGTAAATTCACATTCAATAATACTGTTCCCACTCTGTACAGTATGCATCACCACAATCACAAACAGCAAGACAAGAAAAGTAAACCATGAAGAAATCCAACGTGTGTGTTGAAGCACTATCATCTTTCGCAAACAGTCCCATTTATTCTCTTCAATGTCAATGTACATATCCATAGGGGAACCTATGGAGGCTCCACAGGCCACCTGGAGATCAGTCTGACAGTCAGCGACTGGTATGGTCTGCCATCTCTGTGTCCGAGCTGAGGTTGAGGTCAGCTATGTGACGCAGGGCGGGCTCGAGGTGTAAAGAGGTCTGAGCGTTCCTGTCCCGAGACTGGACGATGGCCTGCCGCAGACAGGTGATCCACTGCTGCTTGCTGAAGGAGTCGTTGGCCTGCAGGCTGTACGGGTGAGCTTTGGAGCGCCCTCTGCTGCTCACACGGAAACAGTTCTTCACTAGGGgatggagagacagagagaggaggaagaagagtgAGCGGAAGCAAAGCTGTATGTTTCACTTCAACCAGTGGGGTAGAGTGGCATGACTCTCAGTTATAGTCTGTTGGCTTAGTTGTAGCCTCGATGTGACTCTTTTAGCTCTCTAAAACGTCTCATAACCCTGAAATAAAGCATTCAGATCACGCAAGCATGAGTGAAGTATATGTCTGTTTTCGTGCTTAACCATTCGCGAATTTTATTAActatttaaccctgtaaaacccactgttgcagaaatgcagcatcaaattaattatttcttcttagtattttttattatatatacacaaaattatttatattatttaaccTTGTAAGacctaaatctaaaaaaatgtgcaaaaattatacatatatatgtatttttatataaaatatctatatataattagcaaaaaaaaatatatatatatataattttgtaaatttttttgctaaatatatatacatttttgcaatttatttctatattcagactatatatataatttttcctattttttctaTATGTGGTTCTTCTTTTTCCtataattttatattattttgtgaattttttgctattatatatatatatatatatatatatatatatatatacacagacagacagacagacagatagatagacagatagatacaatagcaaatatatatatatatgtataatttttgcacattttcctaGATTTATGTCTAACAAGGTTAAATCATCAATTAAAACCAATTAAAACCATTTTCTAGTTAAAGCTTCTAAATTTACACGATTTGCTGCTGAGGTCTCTTTTGTACTGCTGAAAATTGAATATTTGTGGGGTTATTTTGCTGTTTCTAGAATGAAAATGACTGTGACTTGCAGGCCCACATCACCGTGTTCTAAAAATGATGATGTGTCTCTATTACCTTTGTCATTTCCTCCCGTGAAGGCTCCTCTGAAGCTGCCTCCTCCACCTGCCTCACCATCTGGGATCTCTTCCAGATTTAACAAGGCATTGGGCAGAGGCTGTCTGTACACATTAAACATGTGACCGCTGTCCGCCGGTCTGGTCAGCACCAAAGCCAGCTCAAACAGGAATACATGCAGCCGCTGACAGAggagacagacacaaaaaatgatgtaTGCAAATTAATAAATTACAGTCACAATATCAACAGCTATAGAGTGTTCGTATCAAAAATCCAACATTCAGGTTTCTGGATGACTTGATTTGACCCTCTTCAAttgaaatacaacaacaaaaaaagtcccCCATGAGTGGAATCGTCAGTGGAACATGAGAAAAGTTAAATCTATAAGAGAACTACCTGGCCCTTGTTGTTCTTGAGTTCTCCGTGGCAGTACAGGAAGCGCGACTGCTGGATCTCTGGGAGTCTCTGGCTCTCTTCGAGGTAGTGGAGACCCCGTCTGTAGAACTGACACTCAGCCTCCCCTGTTTTCTTGTTCACCTCGGCTACAACGTCCTGGATGGCCTCCAGCTGAGCAGAACAAAGCGTCACACTGttaatgtgtcattttacaCATCAGAAAAGTGTCCCATCTGGCTCGAAACGTACAACCGAAATGAAAAATCTTTTCTGCGGTCACAAAAAATCTGTACATTTAAGAAATAGGTGAATAGTTTTGGTGTAATAGCATTTTTAGTTGATGATATTGTTTTAAACTGCGTTACACATAGCTTAAAATCTAAGAGACTAAATGAAAGTAGcctaaaaacaaaatcatctcCTGAGCAGCACAAGATTATATATTTCTCATTCACTGAGTCTATTTTGCTATAATGCATTTGCAAAGTGGCCAAATTTGTAAATGTGACCatcttatttttaattttctgacgaCACATGAGAGAATTACTGCCTTGCGAAGTTTTCAAAGAATCCAATACTTCCTTCACTTGCAAACTGATTAATATTATAATTATGAGAAATGAGAGCGTGTATATAGTTAATGGTTGCAATAACACCCCTTCATAGATCTTAATGGTTTAGATTTGTGCTTAATAATCAAAAGTCAGAAAGACGAACATAAAATTTATtatcaaaaaatgtgaaatctgAGCAGTGTTAATATTACATTACAAACATTATATtagtgcatttaaaaaacaccaCACTCTATATACATCCTGCATAAACTGTGAACGTTGATTTCACTCTGAGTCCGTTAGAAAAACAGCTGATGTTAACATGTCGGTGACTAAATTCTATTCGTCACCGACCTACCATAATGAGGATGAGTGTACAAACACGTCACAGTCTAGAAAAGTCTAGAGGGTTAGTAACACATACATGCTTATGTAAGTGAATGGTGAGGAGATCAACTCACAGCTTCAGGCAATGTGTCCTCATCCGGGTGCTCTGGAGGAGTGCACTTCTGTATCTCTTTCAACAGCAGAGGGTATTTTACTAAACGACTTCGAGGCAGATCCAGGAAGTTCCACAAGTCCAGTTTTCTGCTGAACGAAGACTCCTGGCACAGGCGCAGGAACTCCTCTACCTTTTTCTCTTGCTTTTTCAGGTCCAGCAAGGCTTTGGCCCCCACCTGGTTACAGCAATATGTAATATAGGCCCCCAGGCAAGGGAACTGCAAAAAAGAAAGACCAGAGGAGCAGTGAGCCAAGAACTGTGGAGTCAcggaaaaggacaaaaaaaagaagcagagatGTACACGGGCTGAACTCTGTGACTCCGGCTGAGATAGAAACATAACAGAGTGACTACAGCAACTACAGACAGTGAAGGTGGGTTGTGcccttttctcttcttctttctcagtCCTTGGTTTCCATGGAGATACTCACCCAGTCTCTCAGAGTAGGCCCCACCTCTCCAACTGTTTTCTCTGAACCCCTCAGTCGCTCAAGACGACTCAGAAGATCTGgtgtgaaacaaaaacaagacatttaaactCTCGCTGACCTCGTATCAGTCTCACTGCagctcaaagacacaaaaatctcACTCAACACATCCAACGTCCTACATCAGAGAAGAAACATCACATCCGTGTTCGTTACCATGCAACCGTAAGAACGAATGAACACTCCTTTCATTTGGATTGGGGCTGGACAGGGAAGTTAAAATGAGTACCTCAGTAACAGTgatatatttatggaaaatggaACACACTCTAATGCCACCTGTAAGAATTTATTAGCGGCTACTACTAAACCCTGTAAGagccaaatatagaagaaaaataagcaaaaatgaaataaatgaaaaataatccataatgattatatatatatatatatatatatatatatatatatatatatatatatatacatatatatatggatCTACTATGTAATATGTTGTATGTATaaatatgtatgcatgtatatatatatgtatacacaaaaataatatagaaaaaatgcatgtatataatttatatttatatatgtatggaTACatttaatagaaaataatacaaaataaataaaactgatgtattttgTATGTACATAtacgatatatatatatatatatatatatatattgcaaaAAAGAGTAAAATTTATAGATATGTACATATATtgaatacaaaataataaaaaaataaaaactgatgtatttttgcaacagtgggttttacagggttaataaATGGTTTATATGATACGATGTCTTAATACGATTAGGATTttgtgaaaagacatatgaataCAAATATGATTTCTCTTAAAATCAACCGATGATGACCTCCATTTAGCACTCAGCCTTACTTATTGCTTATGCACGATCAGGAAGTGAGGAGGTGTGATGATGCATGCATGGAGATTGAGATAATGGAAGAGCTGCAAACAAAGGAGATGATTTACCTTCATGCAGCGGAATAAGTGAGTCCAGAGTACCAAAGATCTGTCCGAGCTCGCTTTCCGTCAAGATGTCCAACTTCAGCATGGGCTCGTAGTACACCTGGTACATAAAACGGAGCAGGGAACAGAGGTGAGGGAGAGAAAATGAGGTGTACGATCGACAGACATTCAAGCATATTGAATATATTCTGCTTAGGTGGAGCTGTTTCCTACCTTCTTGACCAAACTGAGGTCTTCTATAAGTTGCCTCTCCCCCTGAGTCAGCTCATAGATCACCTGCAAAAGAgccaaaagtgtttttaaatacAATGTATGAGCATAAACAAAGACACTTTGCACTCACAATTGCACAAACTACAGAATATCTCACAGCTGATTGTTCAAGAAAGGAAGCTGAGCCTCCAGTGCCAGCTCACATCCTCTTTCATAATACCCGTGTAGAGCAGCTTCAGAGAACTAAAGAGTAGGCACTTGTCACCCCTCCCACACTGCAACCACAGCCCCACAGCCTGACCCACATATCTCCAGTCCTTACTAACAATTGCTGAgcatttgttttccagctgagTTTAAAGCCCACTTTCGGTTCACACCTCTTGTCGTTTGATTTCCTTGGCGGTGAGGTCGTGACTCTCCACGGTGTCGCTCCAGCACTGGCTGTTGCGGCGGCGTGGAAACGACGAGGCCTTGGTCCGGTTGCGGAGGGGAGCCGGAGGCAAAGGTCGAGCCTCTGTGCGAAAGCTAATGGACCGCTGTGAAAAGAGTAGAGGAGTCGACACGCAAAAGTCAGTAGCTGTTCAATTGGTGCAACAACAGGAACTGTGGAGCGTGTCTGTGCACCACATTTACCGAAATACTCATCCCAATGCGCTTCAGAGCAGGTGTCTTCACTTGGGGAATGACACCTGTGAGGCTATTGGACTTCGCCACAGGTTTCACCCTTTTATTACTGGGCTCCTAAAATGAAATCAGAAATCATGGTGCCTCATTCAACCAGTTACGGCTTTAAAACAAGCGTACACACATGTGGCATCTGTATCGGTAGAACATCTCACCTCTAAATCTTTCATGTGGTCAGACATCATTTCACCCTCCTCCTCTTGTTCCTCATCCTaccagagagggaaaaaaagttaAAGTGAACTTGTGAAAGACATAAGAGAGAGTACAGGAAAATGGAAATAGAGGGATGTCGAGAAGGGTGACATGTTGCACAGTGCAGAGCTCTCGTTTCCTGTGCGAGTCTTTCAA
The window above is part of the Acanthochromis polyacanthus isolate Apoly-LR-REF ecotype Palm Island chromosome 6, KAUST_Apoly_ChrSc, whole genome shotgun sequence genome. Proteins encoded here:
- the arhgef3l gene encoding rho guanine nucleotide exchange factor (GEF) 3, like, yielding MEVEETGETRTSWSFVSGETQSILCDHAGKKRKQDSTPEPVIRITEDEEQEEEGEMMSDHMKDLEEPSNKRVKPVAKSNSLTGVIPQVKTPALKRIGMSISRSISFRTEARPLPPAPLRNRTKASSFPRRRNSQCWSDTVESHDLTAKEIKRQEVIYELTQGERQLIEDLSLVKKVYYEPMLKLDILTESELGQIFGTLDSLIPLHEDLLSRLERLRGSEKTVGEVGPTLRDWFPCLGAYITYCCNQVGAKALLDLKKQEKKVEEFLRLCQESSFSRKLDLWNFLDLPRSRLVKYPLLLKEIQKCTPPEHPDEDTLPEALEAIQDVVAEVNKKTGEAECQFYRRGLHYLEESQRLPEIQQSRFLYCHGELKNNKGQRLHVFLFELALVLTRPADSGHMFNVYRQPLPNALLNLEEIPDGEAGGGGSFRGAFTGGNDKVKNCFRVSSRGRSKAHPYSLQANDSFSKQQWITCLRQAIVQSRDRNAQTSLHLEPALRHIADLNLSSDTEMADHTSR